In Janibacter sp. CX7, a single genomic region encodes these proteins:
- a CDS encoding WXG100 family type VII secretion target produces the protein MNVQQGMDTARIREIAAQLTTEANRLDDVLERGNSSAGLLQGNWEGDDGQALLVRWRTTAVKQLGEATETLRQVARTMKEQASDQDTTSKEVGGSGGGGGNGGGNGNGGGNGNGGGNGNGGGKGQGKDDGPISYKQTFERPGKDSDLVKVNKDKDGNTHYYDPVTGKRWQEAEDGSWKREQDPRFRRSSETDVDQTKSDKGWETTQESTRGKGPLGTKEYGESWSKEKSFDDGSQKDGKKILDGVQTDPLVEKKAWDQKGDVEAWQKDWGDEKTGASVKALSAEYATEGKAGFDLKKGAYAEANAEAGAYVGKVEGHWTGDHGTSAQGEAFVGAEAKASGEANIGPGGAKVGVNAEAFAGGKAEGSVSQDLGPAEVGVGGEVSYGIGAHASADAEVSMDKVGVKFDVGATLGIGGGLKADISVSPKEVISDVGDAGKKAWDKVSFWD, from the coding sequence ATGAACGTCCAGCAGGGCATGGACACTGCGCGCATCCGCGAGATCGCTGCGCAGCTCACGACCGAGGCCAACCGGCTCGACGACGTGCTGGAGCGGGGCAACTCCAGCGCCGGCCTCCTGCAGGGCAACTGGGAGGGCGACGACGGCCAGGCGCTGCTCGTGCGCTGGCGCACGACCGCGGTCAAGCAGCTGGGGGAGGCCACCGAGACCCTGCGCCAGGTCGCCCGGACGATGAAGGAGCAGGCGAGCGACCAGGACACCACCTCCAAGGAGGTCGGCGGCTCCGGCGGCGGCGGGGGCAACGGCGGCGGCAATGGCAACGGCGGGGGCAACGGCAACGGCGGCGGCAACGGCAACGGCGGCGGCAAGGGTCAGGGCAAGGACGACGGCCCGATCAGCTACAAGCAGACCTTCGAGCGTCCGGGCAAGGACTCCGACCTCGTCAAGGTCAACAAGGACAAGGACGGCAACACCCACTACTACGACCCGGTGACGGGCAAGCGCTGGCAGGAGGCCGAGGACGGCAGCTGGAAGCGCGAGCAGGACCCCCGCTTCCGTCGCTCCTCCGAGACTGACGTCGACCAGACCAAGAGCGACAAGGGTTGGGAGACGACCCAGGAGTCGACCCGGGGCAAGGGCCCGCTCGGGACCAAGGAGTACGGCGAGTCCTGGTCGAAGGAGAAGTCCTTCGACGACGGTTCGCAGAAGGACGGCAAGAAGATCCTCGACGGGGTCCAGACCGACCCCCTGGTCGAGAAGAAGGCCTGGGACCAGAAGGGCGACGTCGAGGCCTGGCAGAAGGACTGGGGCGACGAGAAGACCGGTGCCAGCGTCAAGGCCCTCTCCGCCGAGTACGCCACCGAGGGCAAGGCCGGCTTCGACCTGAAGAAGGGTGCCTACGCCGAGGCCAATGCCGAGGCCGGTGCCTACGTCGGCAAGGTCGAGGGCCACTGGACCGGTGACCACGGCACCTCCGCGCAGGGGGAGGCCTTCGTCGGTGCGGAGGCCAAGGCGAGCGGTGAGGCCAACATCGGCCCGGGTGGGGCCAAGGTCGGCGTCAACGCCGAGGCTTTCGCCGGCGGCAAGGCCGAGGGCTCCGTCAGCCAGGACCTCGGCCCCGCCGAGGTCGGCGTCGGCGGCGAGGTGTCCTACGGCATCGGCGCCCACGCGTCGGCGGACGCCGAGGTCAGCATGGACAAGGTCGGCGTGAAGTTCGACGTCGGCGCGACCCTGGGCATCGGCGGCGGGCTCAAGGCCGACATCTCGGTCTCGCCGAAGGAAGTCATCAGCGACGTCGGCGACGCCGGCAAGAAGGCCTGGGACAAGGTCAGCTTCTGGGACTAG
- a CDS encoding serine/threonine-protein kinase, with translation MSSALPPDLPGLDYVQPLGSGGYADVFLYEQQMPRMKVAVKVLKTEGLTQAIKQQFIDEANTMAQLADHPYIVQVFRSDTSDDGRPYLIMKYYPPPNLAQRARAARFSVEEVLRTGIQLSSAVETAHRAGVIHRDIKPANVLVSQYGSPGLTDFGIAGRGGALEELDDDIGVSIPWAPPEVLFGQSNGDARADVYSLAATLWQLLVGRSPFEVPGGDNSAYALMPRIRSNPPPTTGRADVPQSLERLLAQAMSKNPLARPASAIEFARSLQAIEQDERFSRTAIVVLDELGHSADSGPTPGDSPDRTQLRANSGSEPRPVPGMPPPPLGQPVIGGQLSGGRSIGATGAVPIAQGVSRRTDGPPPPVTSGAPPSQRRPGPSGGVTGAPSGQPAAPGSGPPTSSGPIPHASGPRPVTSSGPRPAPDAGRRRMLPIAAGVAALLVVVGIVAGVIALNGRGGGEASSSSSSSASGGAAFGGSVPTFEMKQEGSKAVITMKVDGFQDGDSYFVRAGPGDADLSRITASGVGNITDGTGTFSQEFGTSDRVCSQVQARRGTDASPWTEIKCLDKS, from the coding sequence GTGAGCAGCGCCCTCCCACCGGACCTGCCCGGGCTCGACTACGTCCAGCCGCTGGGGTCGGGCGGCTATGCCGACGTCTTCCTCTACGAGCAGCAGATGCCGCGGATGAAGGTCGCGGTCAAGGTCCTCAAGACCGAGGGCCTGACCCAGGCCATCAAGCAGCAGTTCATCGACGAGGCCAACACCATGGCCCAGCTCGCCGACCACCCCTACATCGTCCAGGTCTTCCGCTCCGACACGAGCGACGACGGGCGGCCGTACCTCATCATGAAGTACTACCCGCCGCCCAACCTGGCGCAGCGGGCCCGGGCGGCACGGTTCTCCGTCGAGGAGGTGCTGCGCACCGGCATCCAGCTCTCGAGCGCCGTCGAGACCGCCCACCGGGCCGGCGTCATCCACCGCGACATCAAGCCGGCCAACGTCCTCGTCAGCCAGTACGGCTCGCCGGGACTGACGGACTTCGGCATCGCCGGGCGTGGTGGTGCCCTCGAGGAGCTCGACGACGACATCGGCGTCTCCATCCCGTGGGCCCCGCCGGAGGTGCTCTTCGGCCAGAGCAACGGCGACGCCCGCGCGGACGTCTACTCCCTCGCCGCCACCCTGTGGCAGCTGCTCGTGGGGCGCTCTCCCTTCGAGGTGCCGGGCGGTGACAACTCCGCCTATGCGCTCATGCCGCGCATCCGCTCCAACCCGCCGCCGACGACCGGCCGTGCCGACGTGCCCCAGTCGCTCGAGCGGCTGCTCGCCCAGGCGATGAGCAAGAACCCGCTCGCGCGGCCCGCGAGCGCCATCGAGTTCGCCCGCAGCCTGCAGGCCATCGAGCAGGACGAGCGCTTCTCGCGCACGGCGATCGTCGTCCTCGACGAGCTCGGCCACAGCGCCGACTCGGGCCCGACACCCGGGGACTCCCCGGACCGCACGCAGCTGCGGGCCAACTCCGGCTCCGAGCCGCGACCGGTCCCCGGCATGCCACCCCCGCCGCTCGGTCAGCCGGTCATCGGCGGTCAGCTGAGCGGTGGCCGCTCCATCGGCGCGACCGGCGCGGTCCCGATCGCGCAGGGCGTCTCCCGTCGCACCGACGGACCGCCCCCGCCGGTGACCTCCGGTGCTCCGCCGTCCCAGCGTCGCCCCGGGCCCTCCGGCGGGGTAACCGGCGCACCCTCGGGCCAGCCCGCCGCGCCCGGCTCCGGCCCCCCGACCTCCTCGGGTCCGATCCCGCACGCCTCGGGGCCGCGACCCGTCACGTCCTCCGGCCCACGGCCGGCTCCAGACGCCGGCCGGCGCCGGATGCTCCCGATCGCCGCCGGCGTCGCGGCCCTGCTCGTCGTCGTCGGCATCGTCGCCGGCGTGATCGCGCTCAACGGCCGCGGCGGCGGGGAGGCGAGCTCGAGCAGCTCCTCCTCGGCGTCCGGTGGCGCCGCCTTCGGCGGCAGCGTCCCGACCTTCGAGATGAAGCAGGAGGGGTCGAAGGCCGTCATCACGATGAAGGTCGACGGCTTCCAGGACGGTGACAGCTACTTCGTGCGGGCGGGGCCGGGAGATGCCGACCTCTCCCGGATCACGGCGTCCGGCGTCGGCAACATCACCGACGGCACGGGCACCTTCAGCCAGGAGTTCGGCACCTCGGACCGGGTCTGCAGCCAGGTCCAGGCGCGTCGCGGCACCGACGCGTCGCCGTGGACCGAGATCAAGTGCCTGGACAAGTCGTGA
- a CDS encoding PP2C family serine/threonine-protein phosphatase, with protein MAGPDELPGLVLHVGAATDTGRVRDHNEDSALAEGGIFVVADGMGGHAAGEVASGIAVEAMRELVTHPELTAEDVSRQLVVANQRILDAVEGNPEQRGMGTTATGLALVSAGGSDHWAVFNVGDSRVYRWIDGGLSQVTVDHSEVQELVDAGVITAEEARVHPARNVVTRSLGTDYAYQSDVWVLPPYAGERFIICSDGLTNEVPDERMRDILQACPDPQVAAEELVRAAVEAGGRDNVTVVVVNLDGDVGDDLAETSPRRPGDDTTPRDSFTEEE; from the coding sequence GTGGCCGGTCCTGACGAGCTCCCCGGTCTCGTGCTCCACGTGGGCGCGGCGACCGACACGGGGCGCGTGCGGGACCACAACGAGGACTCGGCGCTCGCCGAGGGCGGGATCTTCGTCGTCGCCGACGGCATGGGCGGGCACGCGGCGGGCGAGGTCGCGAGCGGCATCGCCGTGGAGGCGATGCGCGAGCTCGTCACCCACCCCGAACTGACCGCCGAGGACGTCAGCCGCCAGCTCGTCGTCGCCAACCAGCGCATCCTCGACGCCGTCGAGGGCAACCCCGAGCAGCGCGGCATGGGCACGACGGCCACCGGCCTGGCGCTCGTCAGCGCCGGCGGGTCCGACCACTGGGCGGTCTTCAACGTCGGCGACTCCCGGGTCTACCGGTGGATCGACGGCGGGCTGAGCCAGGTGACCGTCGACCACTCCGAGGTGCAGGAGCTCGTGGACGCGGGCGTCATCACCGCCGAGGAGGCGCGGGTCCACCCCGCACGCAATGTCGTCACCCGCTCCCTCGGCACCGACTACGCCTACCAGTCCGACGTGTGGGTGCTGCCGCCCTACGCCGGCGAGCGCTTCATCATCTGCAGCGACGGCCTGACCAACGAGGTCCCCGACGAGCGGATGCGTGACATCCTGCAGGCGTGCCCCGACCCGCAGGTCGCGGCCGAGGAGCTCGTCCGTGCTGCCGTCGAGGCCGGTGGCCGCGACAATGTCACCGTCGTCGTCGTCAACCTCGACGGGGACGTCGGGGACGACCTCGCCGAGACCAGTCCGCGCCGTCCGGGGGACGACACGACGCCGCGGGACAGCTTCACCGAGGAGGAGTGA
- a CDS encoding FHA domain-containing protein: MQTRIEGHEGWVEVTRDGVSVLAKGDETLVERITAALDAADGDELADVVVDELSAGGVRRTPDFALVDHASGRVLVRGSAVVRHTAADGSSREVTAPTRGPWADEDVDTDGEVTLVTGEAAAEPVAAVAGPETDNPETDAAERVADSGAPAPVVVPAPEAAAQQAPVADERTDAAETDAEQVEEPSPEAPADDEPVGIEPAEAEQQADAEPADEPVGIEPAEAEQQIDGEQVDEPSPETPVDDAPFAPDEAPQAPAESDETPDPEAAVETPGAPNEAPAASATPASTGQPADQPAGWAMPSVFGGGQPSDGSSDRPSEQQRPQLSVVPDPVAAAQQREQGEEPTPVDEGAVIETPAPEGRSIGAGEATPVADLTDEPVADAAPAAGMPDGAAQGAAAPAAVGGASGDDEELPSFDFLFGTTHSHRSSLLAGMEEDEAQAEAIDSGPVAAAGGFQPQDNPANATLAPPSEDEEIDRPAGPRGPTIGALPGGLPPMPGSAPAREDSPAGAPGQEDSPADAAGGAPAGDPGHFVSGAVTGGSPEQGPAATPAAASPDGSAESARPDDAEPAPSEERPAVFGAMTGREPGPAPSTPPSAPSFGVQSARDDAPGHEPGGNVRPLFRDGHLVGSRVPRAGGSADEASTAQPFGGAPAPHGAAAAPAPAAGGAAGASSAPAAGPADHAAGGEPPSSSGEGVISSVPWGDGGTGSMPGGVPAMPGLPGSMPGLPTPDLGPAQPAQQVAPAVDADTGDIPTGPMVLAVRCSRGHHNAPHATRCRVCGQDLPSQQPEQTPRPALGQLRLSTGDVVTLDRGVLIGRAPRAAAEASGARAPHLVRISSPDNEISRNHVEIVLDGWHVLVRDLGSTNGTTVALPGSSPVRVRPGDQQTIEPGTTITLADQVSMVFEVTG, from the coding sequence ATGCAGACGAGGATCGAGGGCCACGAGGGCTGGGTCGAGGTCACCCGCGACGGGGTGTCCGTCCTGGCGAAGGGGGACGAGACCCTCGTCGAGCGCATCACCGCTGCCCTCGACGCGGCCGACGGCGACGAGCTCGCCGATGTCGTCGTCGACGAGCTGAGCGCGGGCGGCGTGCGCCGCACGCCCGACTTCGCGCTCGTCGACCACGCGAGCGGTCGCGTCCTCGTCCGCGGCAGTGCCGTCGTGCGGCACACGGCCGCCGACGGCTCCAGCCGCGAGGTCACCGCACCCACCCGCGGCCCCTGGGCCGACGAGGACGTCGACACCGACGGTGAGGTCACGCTCGTGACGGGCGAGGCCGCCGCCGAGCCGGTCGCCGCCGTGGCCGGCCCCGAGACGGACAACCCCGAGACGGACGCGGCCGAGCGGGTTGCTGACTCCGGCGCCCCGGCGCCGGTCGTGGTTCCCGCGCCGGAGGCGGCAGCTCAGCAGGCCCCGGTGGCCGATGAGCGGACCGACGCGGCCGAGACCGACGCCGAGCAGGTCGAGGAGCCCAGCCCCGAGGCGCCGGCTGACGACGAGCCGGTGGGCATCGAGCCCGCCGAGGCCGAGCAGCAGGCCGACGCCGAGCCGGCCGACGAGCCGGTGGGCATCGAGCCCGCCGAGGCCGAGCAGCAGATCGACGGCGAGCAGGTCGACGAGCCGAGCCCCGAGACGCCGGTCGACGACGCCCCCTTCGCTCCTGACGAGGCTCCGCAGGCCCCGGCCGAGTCGGACGAGACGCCCGATCCCGAGGCGGCCGTGGAGACGCCGGGTGCGCCGAACGAGGCCCCGGCTGCGTCCGCAACCCCGGCCAGCACCGGGCAGCCGGCGGACCAGCCGGCAGGCTGGGCGATGCCCTCCGTCTTCGGCGGAGGCCAGCCGAGCGACGGGTCGAGTGACAGGCCGAGCGAGCAGCAGCGCCCCCAGCTGTCCGTCGTGCCCGACCCGGTCGCCGCCGCGCAGCAGCGTGAGCAGGGCGAGGAGCCCACACCCGTCGACGAGGGTGCGGTCATCGAGACCCCGGCGCCGGAGGGACGGTCGATCGGCGCCGGCGAGGCGACCCCCGTCGCCGACCTGACGGACGAGCCCGTGGCCGACGCCGCACCCGCGGCCGGCATGCCGGACGGCGCCGCCCAGGGCGCGGCAGCCCCGGCCGCCGTCGGCGGCGCGAGCGGCGACGACGAGGAGCTGCCGAGCTTCGACTTCCTCTTCGGCACCACCCACAGCCACCGCAGCTCCCTGCTGGCCGGCATGGAGGAGGACGAGGCGCAGGCCGAGGCCATCGACTCCGGTCCGGTCGCCGCGGCCGGCGGCTTCCAGCCCCAGGACAACCCCGCCAACGCGACCCTCGCCCCGCCGAGCGAGGACGAGGAGATCGACCGCCCCGCGGGCCCGCGCGGGCCGACCATCGGAGCGCTTCCCGGTGGGCTGCCGCCCATGCCGGGCAGCGCCCCGGCCCGGGAGGACTCGCCGGCCGGCGCACCCGGCCAGGAGGACTCGCCCGCCGACGCGGCAGGGGGAGCTCCCGCCGGCGACCCCGGCCACTTCGTCTCCGGCGCCGTCACGGGCGGGTCGCCGGAGCAGGGCCCCGCCGCCACTCCCGCCGCTGCCTCCCCCGACGGCTCCGCCGAGTCCGCACGACCGGACGACGCCGAGCCGGCACCGTCGGAAGAGCGTCCGGCGGTCTTCGGTGCCATGACCGGCCGCGAGCCGGGTCCGGCGCCGTCGACGCCTCCGTCGGCCCCCTCCTTCGGCGTGCAGTCCGCTCGTGACGACGCACCCGGCCACGAGCCGGGTGGCAACGTGCGCCCGCTCTTCCGCGACGGACACCTCGTCGGCAGCCGCGTGCCGCGGGCCGGTGGATCGGCCGACGAGGCCAGCACGGCGCAGCCCTTCGGGGGCGCCCCCGCGCCCCACGGCGCCGCAGCCGCCCCCGCACCTGCCGCTGGCGGTGCCGCCGGGGCGTCCTCCGCCCCCGCCGCGGGCCCGGCCGACCACGCGGCGGGAGGGGAGCCCCCTTCGTCCTCGGGTGAGGGGGTCATCTCCTCCGTGCCCTGGGGCGACGGCGGCACCGGCTCCATGCCCGGTGGCGTGCCGGCCATGCCCGGCCTCCCCGGGAGCATGCCCGGCCTGCCGACGCCCGACCTCGGTCCCGCCCAGCCGGCCCAGCAGGTCGCCCCGGCGGTCGATGCCGACACCGGCGACATCCCGACCGGCCCGATGGTCCTTGCGGTGCGCTGCTCGCGCGGTCACCACAACGCGCCCCACGCGACCCGCTGCCGGGTCTGCGGCCAGGACCTGCCGAGCCAGCAGCCCGAGCAGACCCCGCGGCCGGCTCTCGGCCAGCTGCGGCTCTCGACCGGCGACGTCGTCACCCTCGACCGGGGCGTGCTCATCGGTCGTGCGCCGCGCGCGGCCGCCGAGGCAAGCGGGGCCCGTGCCCCGCACCTCGTGCGCATCTCCAGCCCCGACAACGAGATCTCCCGCAACCACGTCGAGATCGTCCTCGATGGCTGGCACGTCCTCGTGCGCGACCTCGGCTCGACCAACGGCACCACGGTCGCGCTGCCCGGGTCCTCGCCGGTGCGCGTGCGCCCCGGTGACCAGCAGACGATCGAGCCGGGGACGACGATCACGCTCGCCGACCAGGTGTCGATGGTCTTCGAGGTCACGGGATGA
- a CDS encoding PQQ-like beta-propeller repeat protein: protein MTAQGEQTAGAQRRPRPVWLRVASGGVVALLVAVAAIYAWRADGQPVHDVALTDGGIWVSGGRTGYWGRVNTGAHELDLVVQGAGRSGNGEGVVRPDVLQDGRQAIGVTADRQLVAIDTRTGEPVRDDSGTVETVQMPEPHWATGQDFQRPDLVALGGDTLAFVDHDTGRIVGTRLDPEGGSSIGDLAEVGPLDTVGPRASITVDDDGDIMAVSAQSGRVVEIPAKGDGFGTPKRTSLGFTGRAADITAVGDAWVVLDLETGKVMAEGLEQPQALPASNEEAGQSLVVATLQQPGPASHVVAYSTVESAGFMRIDSDSDGGNEGEILSGIDEDSGAGVTGGSRSRFNRISRPALNGPCLYAAWGEGGTIRWGRTCTQDKRPTVELPTEGEQTRRNGVAVRQARGQLVLNDLDTGRVFDLSLPDDVRIDTWPGGAPRDEIERYEPTPWGRPTTSSPTTSPTTATKTG from the coding sequence ATGACCGCTCAGGGGGAGCAGACCGCGGGCGCGCAGCGCCGCCCGCGACCGGTGTGGCTGCGGGTCGCCTCGGGTGGCGTCGTCGCGCTGCTCGTCGCCGTCGCCGCGATCTACGCCTGGCGCGCCGATGGGCAGCCGGTGCACGACGTCGCCCTCACCGACGGGGGCATCTGGGTCTCCGGCGGCCGCACCGGCTACTGGGGTCGGGTCAACACCGGCGCCCACGAGCTCGACCTTGTCGTCCAGGGCGCCGGTCGCTCCGGCAACGGCGAAGGGGTCGTGCGACCCGACGTGCTCCAGGACGGGCGGCAGGCGATCGGCGTCACCGCAGACCGCCAGCTCGTCGCCATCGACACCCGCACCGGCGAGCCGGTCCGGGACGACTCCGGCACGGTCGAGACGGTCCAGATGCCCGAGCCGCACTGGGCGACGGGCCAGGACTTCCAGCGGCCCGACCTCGTGGCCCTCGGCGGCGACACCCTCGCCTTCGTCGACCACGACACCGGGCGGATCGTCGGCACCCGGCTCGACCCCGAGGGCGGCAGCTCGATCGGCGACCTCGCCGAGGTCGGTCCGCTCGACACCGTCGGGCCCCGGGCCTCGATCACCGTCGACGACGACGGCGACATCATGGCCGTGTCGGCGCAGAGCGGCCGGGTCGTCGAGATCCCGGCGAAGGGGGACGGCTTCGGCACCCCGAAGCGCACCTCCCTCGGTTTCACCGGCCGGGCCGCCGACATCACCGCGGTCGGCGACGCGTGGGTGGTCCTCGACCTCGAGACGGGCAAGGTCATGGCCGAGGGGCTGGAGCAGCCGCAGGCGCTGCCGGCGTCCAACGAGGAGGCCGGCCAGTCCCTCGTCGTGGCCACGCTCCAGCAGCCGGGGCCGGCGAGCCACGTCGTCGCCTACTCGACCGTCGAGAGCGCCGGCTTCATGCGGATCGACTCCGACAGCGACGGGGGCAACGAGGGTGAGATCCTCTCGGGCATCGACGAGGACAGCGGGGCCGGGGTCACCGGGGGCTCCCGATCGCGCTTCAACCGCATCTCACGCCCGGCGCTCAACGGCCCCTGCCTCTACGCGGCATGGGGCGAGGGCGGCACGATCCGCTGGGGTCGCACCTGCACCCAGGACAAGCGCCCGACCGTGGAGCTGCCCACCGAGGGCGAGCAGACCCGTCGCAACGGCGTCGCCGTGCGGCAGGCCCGTGGCCAGCTCGTGCTCAACGACCTCGACACCGGGCGGGTCTTCGACCTGAGCCTGCCCGACGACGTGCGCATCGACACCTGGCCCGGCGGCGCCCCCCGTGACGAGATCGAGCGCTACGAGCCGACACCCTGGGGTCGACCGACGACGTCGAGCCCCACCACCAGCCCCACGACCGCCACGAAGACCGGATGA